A genome region from Methanobacterium sp. includes the following:
- the cobQ gene encoding cobyric acid synthase CobQ has product MASSDKTKCIMVQGTASNAGKSVVVAALCRMFSQRGYRVSPFKSQNMSLNSFTTQENREIAMAQVLQAEAAGVEPHHHMNPVLLKPKEDFTSQVIVHGKPAGDMNFYHYQHNFREQALRAIKESLDALSNDYDIIVMEGAGSPAEINMLDVDLANMQIARLADADVILVADIDKGGVFASIAGTFQLLPPEDRQRIKGIIINKFRGNLDILMPGIRQIEDIVGVPVLGVLPYDPGLKLPEEDSASLSERKYRSSGRITVGVIRLPRISNFTDIDPLEYEPEVGVKLIEIGEELGNVDALIIPGTRNSISDMVALSKAGLADEISDLSSEIPVFGICGGYQMLGTKIIDKSLKESNIGSVEGMGILDVKTNFGEVEKIIRQSQGTLVGNGIFSASKGEILHGYELHEGVSLLGKSKPLIRVLQGCGNYPQSGFDGAQDGLTAGTYFHGIFHNFRFRRSFTDYLREVKGLESLGYQEDHFQELKKFSIQRLSNLVEDNLDMDLLQKVLRYDI; this is encoded by the coding sequence ATGGCATCCTCAGATAAAACTAAATGCATAATGGTTCAGGGAACTGCTTCAAATGCAGGGAAAAGTGTGGTGGTGGCTGCACTCTGTCGAATGTTCTCCCAGAGAGGATACCGCGTTAGTCCATTCAAATCCCAGAATATGTCCCTGAATTCATTCACCACCCAGGAAAATAGGGAAATAGCCATGGCACAAGTGCTGCAGGCTGAAGCTGCCGGAGTAGAACCCCACCACCATATGAATCCAGTTCTACTTAAACCCAAAGAGGATTTCACATCCCAGGTTATTGTACATGGCAAACCGGCTGGAGACATGAACTTCTACCACTACCAGCATAACTTCCGAGAACAGGCCCTGCGAGCTATCAAGGAGTCTTTGGATGCTCTCTCAAATGATTACGATATAATCGTTATGGAAGGGGCTGGTTCACCTGCAGAGATAAACATGCTGGACGTGGATCTGGCTAACATGCAGATCGCCCGCCTGGCTGATGCTGACGTGATTTTAGTAGCAGATATCGATAAAGGAGGGGTATTCGCATCTATAGCTGGAACATTCCAGCTGTTACCCCCTGAGGACCGTCAAAGGATCAAAGGTATCATCATAAACAAGTTCAGGGGTAACCTTGATATTTTAATGCCCGGAATCCGGCAGATCGAAGATATCGTGGGTGTTCCTGTGCTGGGAGTGTTACCCTACGATCCCGGGCTTAAACTTCCTGAAGAAGATTCAGCATCCCTATCAGAACGTAAGTACCGTAGCAGTGGGAGAATTACAGTGGGAGTAATACGGCTGCCAAGGATTTCCAACTTCACGGATATTGATCCCCTGGAATATGAGCCCGAAGTGGGTGTGAAACTTATTGAGATTGGAGAAGAACTAGGTAATGTGGATGCTTTGATTATTCCAGGAACACGTAACAGCATCAGCGACATGGTGGCCCTAAGTAAAGCTGGCCTTGCCGATGAAATCAGCGATTTGTCCAGTGAAATACCTGTTTTCGGTATTTGCGGAGGATACCAGATGCTGGGAACAAAAATCATTGACAAATCCCTTAAAGAATCCAACATTGGCAGTGTGGAGGGTATGGGAATTCTGGATGTTAAAACCAACTTTGGAGAAGTTGAAAAAATAATCAGACAAAGCCAGGGTACTTTAGTTGGCAATGGAATTTTCAGTGCATCTAAAGGCGAAATACTGCATGGATACGAACTCCATGAAGGGGTTTCCCTCCTGGGAAAATCCAAACCTCTTATTAGGGTTCTGCAGGGTTGCGGTAACTATCCTCAATCTGGTTTTGACGGTGCCCAGGATGGTTTAACTGCCGGGACATATTTCCATGGAATTTTCCATAATTTCCGTTTCCGCAGATCATTCACCGATTACCTGAGGGAAGTTAAAGGTCTTGAATCCCTAGGTTACCAGGAGGACCATTTCCAGGAGCTGAAAAAATTCTCAATCCAACGTTTATCCAACCTGGTTGAAGATAATCTGGATATGGACCTACTCCAGAAGGTGCTACGTTACGATATTTAA
- the lonB gene encoding ATP-dependent protease LonB gives MANYNPDSEVSPDETPKLSSYKTSGDIEVPDRIIDQIIGQKEAVETVKKAAKQRRNVLLIGEPGVGKSMLAKGMAELLPPEELQDILVYPNMEDNHNPLIGVMPAGEGKNVVTNYKVKAKGQEERKNMFMIAIISLILVIGFVMQQFLAAIIAAGIVFLALQQMKPRSTVMVPKLLINNNKRNMAPFVDATGAHAGALLGDVRHDPYQSGGLGTPAHERVEAGMIHKANKGVLYVDEIGSLQMKTQQELLTAMQEKKYQITGQSETSSGAMVRSQEVPCDFVLVASGNLHVLEGMHPALRSRIRGYGYEVFMKDSMKDNDENRDKLVQFVAQEVKKDGRIPHFSKEAVAEIIHEAQRRAGKKDSLTLRLRDLGGLVRAAGDIAKGEKADYVTVEHVLSAKKLARTLEQQIADRYIVQKKRYRVFKSEGGEVGKVNGLAIIGDRSGIIMPIAAEAAPAQSKDEGKIIATGKLGEIAKEAVQNVSALVKKHTGTDISNYDIHIQFLQSYEGVEGDSASVSVATAVVSALENIPVDQSVALTGSLSIRGDVLPVGGVTGKIEAAAEAGIRKVLIPKSNMEDVLIEEHYREKIEIVPVETLSEVLEHTLSGKGKKSLMDKMQKITDMVPHGILQKPATH, from the coding sequence ATGGCAAATTATAACCCAGATTCTGAGGTTTCTCCCGATGAAACCCCTAAACTTAGCAGTTACAAAACTTCAGGAGACATAGAGGTCCCTGATAGAATCATAGATCAGATCATTGGCCAGAAAGAGGCCGTAGAAACAGTTAAAAAGGCAGCAAAACAGCGCCGTAACGTTCTTTTAATCGGAGAACCTGGTGTTGGAAAATCCATGCTTGCTAAAGGAATGGCTGAACTATTACCTCCTGAAGAACTTCAGGACATATTAGTATATCCCAACATGGAAGACAACCACAACCCCCTGATAGGTGTAATGCCTGCCGGTGAAGGAAAAAATGTGGTGACCAATTACAAGGTCAAGGCCAAAGGACAGGAAGAACGTAAAAACATGTTCATGATCGCCATAATCAGCCTGATCCTGGTTATTGGTTTTGTGATGCAGCAGTTCCTGGCAGCAATCATCGCCGCAGGTATAGTCTTCCTTGCCCTGCAGCAGATGAAACCCCGCAGTACGGTGATGGTGCCCAAACTTCTTATAAATAATAACAAAAGAAACATGGCTCCTTTTGTGGATGCCACCGGAGCCCATGCCGGAGCCCTTTTAGGAGACGTTAGACACGACCCCTACCAGTCTGGAGGACTGGGAACTCCTGCCCACGAACGAGTGGAAGCAGGTATGATACACAAGGCTAATAAGGGAGTGCTTTACGTTGACGAAATAGGGTCTTTGCAGATGAAAACCCAGCAGGAACTATTAACCGCAATGCAAGAGAAGAAATACCAGATTACGGGTCAGAGTGAGACCAGCAGCGGTGCTATGGTCCGTTCTCAGGAAGTTCCCTGTGACTTTGTACTGGTAGCCTCTGGAAACTTGCATGTCCTGGAAGGAATGCACCCTGCACTCAGAAGCAGGATAAGGGGTTACGGTTATGAAGTGTTCATGAAGGACTCCATGAAAGACAATGACGAAAACAGGGATAAATTGGTTCAATTTGTTGCCCAGGAAGTTAAAAAAGACGGACGTATCCCTCACTTCAGTAAAGAAGCCGTTGCTGAGATAATTCATGAAGCCCAGCGTCGTGCTGGTAAAAAAGACTCACTAACTCTTCGACTAAGGGATCTTGGTGGTCTGGTAAGGGCAGCTGGAGACATAGCCAAGGGAGAAAAGGCAGATTATGTGACAGTGGAACACGTACTCAGTGCTAAAAAACTGGCCAGAACCCTGGAACAGCAAATCGCCGATCGTTACATTGTCCAGAAGAAACGTTACCGGGTCTTCAAATCTGAAGGTGGTGAAGTGGGCAAAGTCAACGGTCTTGCTATAATCGGTGACCGTAGTGGTATTATAATGCCCATAGCTGCCGAAGCAGCACCAGCCCAGAGTAAAGATGAAGGTAAAATCATAGCCACAGGAAAACTGGGAGAAATCGCCAAGGAAGCAGTGCAAAACGTCAGTGCCCTGGTTAAAAAACACACCGGAACCGACATCTCCAATTATGATATACACATCCAGTTCCTTCAGTCCTATGAAGGAGTGGAAGGAGACAGTGCAAGTGTATCTGTGGCCACTGCAGTTGTATCTGCCCTGGAAAACATACCAGTCGACCAGTCAGTAGCTTTAACCGGATCTCTAAGTATTCGTGGTGATGTGCTTCCTGTAGGTGGAGTAACTGGTAAGATCGAAGCTGCAGCAGAAGCAGGAATACGCAAAGTATTAATTCCCAAATCAAACATGGAAGATGTCCTCATAGAAGAGCACTACCGTGAAAAGATAGAGATTGTACCTGTGGAAACTCTAAGTGAGGTGCTGGAACACACCCTTAGTGGTAAGGGTAAAAAAAGCCTCATGGACAAAATGCAGAAGATCACAGATATGGTCCCTCATGGAATCCTGCAAAAACCTGCAACCCATTAA
- a CDS encoding DEAD/DEAH box helicase: protein MESLLFEDLKLSREMKRAIADMGFEEATPIQSLALPPILDGKDVIGQAQTGTGKTAAFGIPVLEKLDPSSKGVQAVILCPTRELAIQVAEEIKKLSKYKKTTVLPVYGGQPIERQIKALKRGVQIIIGTPGRVMDHIHRRTLRMDQVKMIILDEADEMLDMGFRDDIEFVLEQIPQERQMLLFSATMSPQILGITRKYQKNPEMLKVAHQEITVPEIQQIYFEVKEQMKLDLLTRLIDMHNLKLALVFCNTKRRVDRLVSNLQTRGYFADGLHGDMSQNQRDRVMNKFRKGQIEILVATDVAARGIDVDDVEAVFNYDVPNNDEYYVHRIGRTGRAGKTGQAFTFVSGKEIYQLRDIQRYTKVRIEQHKIPSLSEVEEVKRDLFLERLKKEMDEGKMDREIHLVERLMEEDYSSVDIAAALLKIYVGEKDDSSKTSDSKYENTGAQPGMVRFFVNVGRKQKVKAKDIVKAIGEVSGLSSTSIGRVDVLDKFSFVELPQKHAREVVGALQRKGIKGLRINMEPANKKM, encoded by the coding sequence ATGGAAAGTTTATTATTTGAAGATTTGAAATTATCCCGTGAAATGAAACGAGCTATTGCAGATATGGGATTTGAAGAAGCAACACCCATACAATCACTGGCATTACCTCCAATATTAGATGGGAAAGACGTTATTGGTCAGGCACAAACCGGAACAGGTAAAACAGCAGCATTTGGAATACCTGTTTTGGAAAAACTGGACCCATCCAGTAAAGGTGTGCAGGCAGTTATCCTCTGCCCCACCAGAGAACTTGCCATTCAAGTGGCAGAAGAGATTAAAAAGTTATCAAAATATAAGAAAACCACAGTTTTACCAGTTTACGGTGGTCAACCTATTGAAAGACAGATTAAAGCCCTGAAAAGAGGAGTTCAAATCATCATTGGGACTCCTGGAAGGGTAATGGACCACATCCACCGTCGCACACTCCGTATGGATCAGGTGAAGATGATAATCCTGGATGAGGCCGATGAAATGCTGGACATGGGTTTTAGAGATGATATTGAATTCGTACTGGAACAGATACCTCAAGAGAGGCAAATGCTCCTTTTCTCAGCCACTATGTCTCCTCAAATCCTGGGAATAACTCGAAAGTACCAGAAAAATCCGGAAATGCTCAAGGTGGCTCATCAGGAAATCACTGTCCCTGAAATCCAGCAGATCTATTTTGAAGTTAAAGAACAGATGAAACTGGATTTATTAACCCGTCTTATAGATATGCATAATCTAAAACTGGCACTGGTATTCTGTAACACCAAAAGAAGAGTTGACCGTCTGGTGAGCAACTTACAGACCAGAGGATACTTCGCTGATGGACTGCACGGGGATATGAGTCAGAACCAGCGGGACAGGGTTATGAACAAGTTCCGAAAGGGTCAGATAGAAATTCTGGTGGCTACCGATGTGGCGGCCAGGGGAATAGATGTTGATGATGTGGAAGCAGTTTTCAACTACGATGTACCCAACAATGATGAATACTACGTCCACAGAATAGGCAGAACCGGCCGTGCCGGTAAAACAGGACAGGCATTTACCTTTGTATCTGGAAAAGAAATCTATCAGTTAAGGGATATCCAGCGATACACCAAAGTCCGAATCGAACAACACAAAATCCCATCCCTCAGTGAAGTGGAAGAAGTCAAAAGGGACCTGTTCCTGGAAAGACTTAAAAAAGAGATGGATGAAGGGAAAATGGATCGGGAGATTCACCTTGTAGAAAGATTAATGGAAGAGGATTACAGCTCAGTGGACATTGCTGCTGCCCTTCTGAAGATCTACGTGGGAGAAAAGGACGATTCCAGCAAAACTTCTGATTCTAAATATGAAAACACTGGGGCACAGCCAGGAATGGTAAGGTTCTTCGTTAACGTGGGTCGTAAACAGAAAGTCAAAGCTAAAGACATAGTAAAGGCAATTGGAGAAGTATCAGGACTCTCTTCAACCAGCATTGGACGTGTTGATGTTCTGGATAAATTTTCCTTTGTGGAACTTCCCCAAAAACACGCCCGAGAAGTAGTGGGTGCTTTACAGAGAAAGGGAATAAAAGGACTCAGAATAAACATGGAACCTGCAAATAAGAAGATGTAA
- a CDS encoding ATP-binding protein, with protein sequence MGNEFKLNVNSDLENLTSIADFITSSTRELGLSEKGVFQLQLAVDEVASNIILHGYTHQTGPIHLTIWKENDKIIIQIQDRGEPFNPLEADEPDLQAPLEERSPGGLGIHFLKTVTDSVHYQFKDGKNILTLIKTLD encoded by the coding sequence ATGGGTAATGAATTCAAACTCAATGTGAATTCAGATCTGGAGAATTTGACCAGCATAGCTGATTTTATCACTTCAAGTACCCGTGAACTGGGTTTAAGTGAAAAGGGTGTTTTTCAGCTTCAACTGGCAGTGGATGAAGTAGCCTCCAACATCATCCTGCATGGTTACACCCACCAAACTGGCCCCATTCACCTCACCATCTGGAAAGAAAATGATAAGATCATAATCCAGATACAGGACCGGGGCGAACCTTTTAATCCTCTGGAAGCAGATGAACCTGATTTACAAGCACCCCTGGAAGAAAGATCTCCAGGAGGTCTGGGTATTCATTTCCTAAAAACCGTAACGGACAGTGTTCATTATCAGTTTAAAGATGGAAAAAATATTCTTACCCTAATTAAAACTCTGGATTGA
- a CDS encoding SpoIIE family protein phosphatase — translation MDSLSISLFTDLVEKVCVIVVIAYLLTRLKYFTEVLDGKLTIRNQLIMILIFGGISIYGSYSGVNIFGAIANVRDLGPMVAGLVGGPIVGLGAGLIGGLHRLTMGGFTCIPCSLSTILAGLFAGIIYLANKKRFIGIWGAVLFSILLETFHMILALILASPFAQALEVVEDLYIPMILANAVGMFIFAFMITNLIKERATKKERDKLSAQLERRKKEMEIAQQIQESFLPHTIPFIENYDLAASSIPAQEVGGDFYDFIPISSEQTGLTIGDVSGKGIPAALFMAFSRTLLRAKACRNPGVGRMIESVNNFINEEPHSNMFVTLFYSILDSSQNKLTFVNAGHNPPLLLRNENGKIIRLSTGGVVLGAMKGLKMGEKTIDMSPQDLLVLYTDGVTEAINQQEDQFGEERLIKLIKDNRDMSSEDLKKLIIDTVYDFASGTPQADDITIMVLRRVM, via the coding sequence ATGGACTCCCTGAGCATAAGCCTTTTTACTGATCTGGTGGAGAAAGTCTGTGTCATCGTGGTTATAGCCTACCTCTTAACACGGCTCAAATATTTCACCGAGGTTCTTGATGGTAAATTAACCATCAGAAACCAGTTAATCATGATTTTAATTTTTGGAGGTATATCCATCTATGGATCATATTCCGGAGTTAATATCTTCGGGGCTATTGCCAATGTACGTGATCTAGGTCCAATGGTAGCGGGACTGGTTGGAGGGCCAATTGTTGGCCTCGGGGCAGGGTTGATAGGAGGTTTGCATCGATTAACCATGGGCGGATTCACCTGCATTCCCTGCTCATTATCCACCATCCTGGCAGGACTATTTGCAGGTATCATCTACCTCGCCAACAAAAAACGTTTCATTGGCATCTGGGGGGCAGTTTTGTTCTCCATTTTACTTGAAACCTTCCACATGATACTGGCACTCATACTGGCATCTCCATTTGCCCAGGCCCTGGAAGTGGTTGAAGACTTGTACATTCCCATGATACTGGCCAACGCAGTGGGAATGTTCATTTTTGCCTTTATGATCACCAACCTCATAAAGGAACGGGCCACCAAAAAAGAAAGGGATAAACTCTCAGCTCAACTTGAAAGAAGGAAAAAAGAAATGGAAATAGCTCAACAAATTCAGGAAAGTTTCCTACCCCACACCATACCCTTTATTGAGAATTATGACCTGGCAGCCAGCAGCATACCTGCCCAGGAGGTGGGAGGTGACTTTTATGATTTCATACCCATTTCCAGTGAACAAACCGGACTTACCATTGGAGATGTTTCTGGTAAAGGAATACCCGCAGCCCTTTTCATGGCATTTTCACGTACACTTCTCCGAGCCAAAGCTTGCCGCAACCCAGGGGTGGGTAGAATGATAGAAAGCGTTAATAACTTCATTAACGAAGAACCTCATTCCAACATGTTTGTAACCCTGTTTTACAGTATTCTGGACAGCTCCCAAAACAAACTCACCTTTGTAAATGCAGGGCATAACCCTCCACTACTTTTAAGAAATGAAAATGGGAAAATCATCCGATTAAGTACGGGAGGTGTGGTTTTAGGAGCTATGAAGGGCCTTAAAATGGGGGAGAAAACTATAGATATGTCTCCTCAGGATCTTCTGGTTTTATACACTGATGGGGTTACAGAGGCCATAAACCAACAAGAAGACCAGTTCGGTGAGGAACGACTGATTAAACTCATAAAAGATAATAGGGACATGTCATCTGAGGATCTGAAGAAACTTATTATTGACACTGTTTATGATTTTGCATCTGGCACACCCCAGGCTGATGACATCACCATTATGGTTTTGAGGAGGGTTATGTAA
- a CDS encoding STAS domain-containing protein: protein MEITEKTINDVEIVFLNGRLDAYNSNLVENKLDELIDSGKIKMVADLSGVEYISSSGLRVMLSSLKKLNKLGGTLKLSSLQPYVMEVFEIAGFTQLFQIYDSEDGAIASF from the coding sequence ATGGAAATCACAGAAAAAACAATAAATGATGTGGAAATAGTATTTTTAAATGGTCGGCTGGATGCCTATAATTCCAATCTGGTGGAAAACAAGTTGGATGAGCTTATTGATTCTGGTAAGATAAAGATGGTTGCTGATCTTTCGGGAGTGGAATACATAAGTAGCTCCGGTCTGAGGGTGATGCTTTCATCCCTTAAAAAGTTGAATAAACTGGGAGGTACTCTGAAACTGTCTTCCCTGCAACCCTATGTTATGGAAGTCTTTGAGATTGCTGGTTTTACACAGCTCTTCCAGATTTATGATTCAGAAGATGGGGCTATTGCTAGTTTCTAA
- a CDS encoding GNAT family N-acetyltransferase, with translation MDSDTVDKDKVDKETLASLKFKAELKLLPIVLRAVRDVACRYGLDEASVRDLELATEEACHNVIEHAYEPGEEGYYQVKIHREPTCFRITVRDQGMPFNLQRLNDEEPSDIGVKLMRACTDEIRSKYLGKRGKVVELVKNFPFESVNNIETSNTKSLSSEVELAPASEKVILRMMRPDETVSLARLIYRVYGYTYPHEDIYYPEKFASLIESGLVTSCVAVNEQDEIIGHLGVFLETPEDHVGESALAAVDPRYRGRGLFPRMKKMMMEEVVSKGLLGLYSRAVTVHVASQKSNVKMGAKETGFVLAHSPPTAIFKKMKTEIANIRRTVALFYVPVAPDREETVFLPNTHREIINKIYKHTELPRVFKQADPAKVDLAPHSHIHSHILPEMASAFLRVKEFGVDFIDELRLQVQDLKERKIELIVLDLPLKDPGTAILCPEIEKMNFFFCGIMPEYLDGDSIRLQHLNNVAFDPESVDVYSEFAQEIFNYVVGEWKNHYRAG, from the coding sequence ATGGACTCTGATACCGTTGATAAAGATAAAGTAGATAAAGAGACTCTGGCTTCATTAAAGTTCAAGGCTGAACTGAAATTGCTTCCCATAGTTTTACGTGCTGTGCGGGATGTTGCATGCAGATATGGTCTTGATGAAGCTTCAGTGAGGGATTTAGAACTGGCAACAGAAGAAGCTTGCCATAATGTCATAGAACACGCCTACGAACCCGGTGAAGAGGGTTATTACCAGGTTAAAATTCATCGTGAACCCACATGTTTCCGGATTACGGTGCGAGACCAAGGCATGCCCTTCAATCTCCAGCGCTTAAATGATGAAGAACCCTCGGACATTGGTGTAAAACTAATGCGAGCCTGTACTGATGAAATTAGGAGTAAATATTTAGGGAAAAGAGGGAAAGTAGTGGAACTGGTTAAAAATTTCCCCTTCGAATCTGTCAATAACATTGAAACATCTAACACTAAAAGCCTGTCCAGTGAAGTAGAACTGGCACCTGCATCTGAAAAAGTTATTCTACGTATGATGCGTCCGGATGAAACTGTGTCCCTGGCACGATTGATATACCGGGTTTATGGCTACACTTATCCCCATGAAGATATTTACTATCCTGAAAAATTTGCTTCCCTCATAGAATCAGGACTGGTAACATCCTGTGTAGCGGTCAATGAACAGGATGAAATCATAGGCCATTTGGGAGTTTTCCTAGAAACCCCTGAAGACCATGTGGGAGAATCTGCCCTGGCCGCAGTCGATCCCCGCTATCGGGGAAGAGGACTTTTTCCCCGGATGAAAAAGATGATGATGGAAGAAGTGGTATCAAAAGGCCTTCTCGGCCTTTATAGCCGGGCAGTGACCGTTCATGTGGCATCACAAAAATCTAATGTTAAGATGGGTGCTAAGGAAACTGGTTTTGTACTGGCACACTCCCCTCCCACTGCGATTTTCAAGAAAATGAAAACCGAAATAGCGAATATCCGCCGAACTGTAGCCCTCTTCTATGTGCCTGTGGCTCCGGACAGGGAAGAGACTGTCTTTTTGCCCAACACTCACCGGGAAATCATTAACAAAATCTACAAACACACTGAATTACCCCGAGTTTTCAAACAAGCAGATCCGGCCAAGGTGGATCTGGCCCCTCATTCCCATATTCACTCCCATATCTTACCAGAAATGGCCAGTGCCTTTTTGAGGGTTAAAGAGTTCGGAGTGGACTTTATTGATGAACTGCGACTACAGGTCCAGGATTTGAAAGAGAGAAAAATTGAACTAATAGTGCTGGATCTACCTCTAAAAGACCCGGGTACTGCTATTTTGTGCCCAGAAATTGAGAAAATGAACTTTTTCTTCTGCGGTATCATGCCCGAATATCTGGATGGAGATTCAATTCGCCTGCAGCACCTAAACAATGTAGCCTTTGATCCTGAAAGCGTGGATGTTTACTCAGAATTTGCCCAGGAAATATTCAACTACGTGGTGGGTGAATGGAAGAACCATTATCGTGCAGGATGA
- a CDS encoding DUF5518 domain-containing protein → MVNWTAVAIGFVATIVLETIGILFLSLDTAVSTFTSIFAPVIGGFIAAYWAGGAYKEGVVNGGLAGGMGSLIAAIIFLPGTMMFIAENAVISFITSGILGIIGGLIGILAKGKEEGIKEIPPEEPDT, encoded by the coding sequence ATGGTCAATTGGACAGCAGTGGCTATTGGTTTTGTGGCAACAATTGTACTGGAAACAATTGGAATTCTTTTCCTGTCTTTAGATACCGCAGTTTCTACATTCACAAGCATTTTTGCACCAGTAATTGGGGGTTTTATAGCAGCATACTGGGCTGGTGGAGCCTATAAAGAAGGTGTTGTAAATGGGGGCCTTGCAGGAGGGATGGGTTCTTTAATAGCGGCCATTATCTTCCTCCCAGGGACTATGATGTTTATTGCAGAAAATGCAGTGATTAGCTTTATCACTAGTGGAATACTGGGCATTATAGGTGGTTTAATAGGCATATTAGCCAAAGGAAAAGAAGAAGGAATAAAAGAAATTCCCCCTGAAGAACCTGATACCTGA
- a CDS encoding DUF5518 domain-containing protein: MTDWTPVIIGIVLTIIIGLIGIFVPFLGILAPIIGGFVAAYMAGGDYKDGAVNGGIAGAFGGALLGFVLLGAFTAFIGGLALGFIIGLILGIIGGTIGILVKGR, encoded by the coding sequence ATGACAGATTGGACCCCGGTAATTATAGGGATTGTTTTAACTATTATTATTGGTTTAATTGGCATATTTGTGCCATTTTTAGGTATTTTAGCCCCCATAATTGGTGGTTTTGTTGCAGCGTATATGGCCGGGGGAGACTACAAGGATGGTGCAGTTAACGGTGGGATTGCAGGTGCATTTGGAGGAGCTCTCCTGGGATTCGTTTTATTAGGAGCTTTCACTGCATTTATTGGTGGTCTAGCCCTAGGATTCATAATTGGTCTTATACTGGGAATTATCGGAGGAACAATTGGAATACTGGTTAAAGGCAGATAA
- a CDS encoding ribose-phosphate diphosphokinase, with protein sequence MIIGGSSSQKLAANIAQEMGDVLCPLESRKFPDGERYVRIKGEIEEGVVVVQSTGYPQDENLMELFLILKTIRDMGITNIRTVIPYFGYGRQEKSFNYGEAVSAEVVCQLIEFAGASSIYSINLHEQSICDLFKIPAYNLSAMPAIANYVKDNVEDPVIIAPDKGALGFAQEVASLLNCQCDHLEKIRLSPEKVETKPKNLDIEGRDAVIIDDIISTGGTIVNACSILKEHQASRIVVSCVHPVLVGDALLKIFAAGADDVVGTDTLKSEVSNVSVASLVADALK encoded by the coding sequence ATGATAATAGGAGGATCTTCTTCCCAGAAACTAGCCGCAAACATTGCCCAAGAGATGGGTGATGTACTTTGTCCCCTTGAAAGTCGAAAATTCCCTGATGGAGAACGTTACGTAAGAATTAAAGGAGAAATTGAGGAGGGAGTGGTAGTGGTGCAGTCCACTGGCTACCCCCAGGATGAAAACCTCATGGAACTCTTCCTGATATTGAAAACCATTCGTGACATGGGCATCACTAACATACGCACCGTGATCCCCTATTTTGGTTATGGTAGGCAGGAAAAAAGTTTTAATTATGGTGAAGCTGTCTCTGCAGAGGTGGTTTGCCAGTTAATAGAATTTGCAGGTGCTAGTTCCATCTACAGTATAAATCTTCATGAGCAAAGCATCTGTGACCTTTTCAAAATCCCTGCCTATAATCTGTCAGCCATGCCCGCCATTGCTAATTACGTTAAGGACAATGTGGAAGATCCAGTGATCATAGCACCTGATAAAGGCGCTCTGGGCTTTGCCCAGGAGGTTGCGAGTTTACTTAACTGTCAATGTGATCATCTGGAAAAAATACGGCTATCGCCGGAGAAAGTGGAAACTAAACCCAAAAATCTGGATATTGAGGGTAGAGATGCAGTTATAATCGATGATATTATCAGTACCGGTGGGACCATTGTCAATGCCTGCAGCATCCTGAAAGAACATCAGGCCAGTAGGATTGTGGTGAGCTGTGTGCACCCGGTACTGGTGGGTGATGCCTTGCTTAAGATATTCGCTGCCGGAGCAGACGATGTGGTGGGAACAGACACCCTTAAATCTGAAGTGAGTAATGTTTCTGTGGCAAGTTTAGTGGCGGATGCATTGAAATAA
- the hypA gene encoding hydrogenase maturation nickel metallochaperone HypA: MHELSMAQAIVDTVLDAAEKNNATEVVEVTIEVGMLTMLNPEQLKFLLDVIVEDTLLENAEIIIEDVPVEINCRGCEFTGLANTDGSDHYLAIVVCPECGERNVEILTGKECNVKTIKIEKSDEDA; the protein is encoded by the coding sequence ATGCACGAATTATCCATGGCCCAGGCCATAGTGGACACAGTACTAGATGCTGCAGAGAAAAATAACGCCACAGAGGTAGTGGAAGTCACTATTGAAGTGGGAATGCTCACCATGCTAAATCCTGAGCAGTTAAAATTCTTATTAGATGTTATAGTAGAGGACACACTCCTTGAAAACGCAGAAATCATTATCGAAGATGTTCCAGTGGAAATTAATTGTCGTGGCTGTGAATTCACAGGACTGGCAAATACTGATGGTTCGGACCATTATCTGGCCATTGTGGTGTGCCCTGAGTGTGGGGAAAGGAATGTGGAAATCTTAACTGGAAAAGAATGTAATGTTAAAACCATTAAAATAGAGAAGAGTGATGAGGATGCATAA